The Mucilaginibacter mallensis genome has a segment encoding these proteins:
- a CDS encoding RagB/SusD family nutrient uptake outer membrane protein, with product MKKYFKKSIISAVSLACLFGAVSCKKILDLQPHDATFTSAYFTDGEDANTAIAGAYALLRSTLLNNYSYYVFGDIPAGEFSPNTAYDDANANVALGQFTGLNVGPGIWNWQSNYQLIQQINLIINKVPGIDISKFTNQDDKLQITGEAYFLRAYIYFYMSRVWGDVPLKLAPDLDISTAVNIPRSPAATVLAQCLADLKIAEADLKYGYTDVSQTAVRANKGSAMALQAHIKEWMGDYAGCDTATNAVITQGGYSLLDSADYSKIFIGKSAEGIFEINIDYSQNEGLALNGGGYIPTLEAPFLAKKTYLEWPLNTSYFNRLYTDTNDIRIRKFFYQPTSSAGQTIKYSNITYADGSAQNDPRLSNNIIIFRLADIMLLRAEALNHLGRDAEAVTLLNQIRTRANTVPYQGAGSALATAILEERLRELFYEGQSYYDLVRTKQLTNYNQSFSSAQFLNGSPKGGWLWPVDPNMFKDDFTLTQTPYWQGKL from the coding sequence ATGAAAAAATATTTTAAGAAATCAATAATCAGCGCTGTGTCACTAGCCTGTTTATTTGGTGCAGTATCTTGCAAAAAAATATTAGATCTGCAGCCTCATGATGCAACATTCACCAGTGCATATTTTACCGATGGTGAAGATGCCAATACAGCAATAGCCGGCGCTTATGCTTTGTTGAGGTCAACGCTGTTGAATAATTATTCATACTATGTGTTTGGTGACATTCCGGCAGGCGAGTTTAGCCCTAATACTGCTTATGACGATGCTAACGCTAATGTTGCATTAGGTCAGTTTACAGGCTTAAACGTAGGCCCCGGCATATGGAACTGGCAAAGTAATTATCAACTGATACAACAAATTAATTTAATTATTAATAAAGTTCCGGGTATCGATATCAGTAAATTTACCAACCAGGATGATAAATTACAGATAACCGGTGAAGCCTATTTTTTAAGGGCATACATCTACTTTTACATGAGTAGGGTATGGGGCGACGTGCCGCTTAAATTGGCTCCTGATTTGGATATTAGCACAGCTGTAAACATTCCACGTTCACCTGCTGCAACCGTTTTAGCGCAATGCCTTGCGGATTTGAAAATTGCTGAGGCTGATTTAAAGTACGGCTACACCGACGTAAGTCAAACAGCGGTACGTGCTAACAAAGGTTCGGCAATGGCGTTACAGGCGCACATTAAAGAATGGATGGGCGATTACGCGGGATGTGATACAGCAACCAACGCGGTTATTACACAGGGGGGGTACTCACTTCTTGACTCAGCCGATTACTCCAAAATATTTATTGGAAAATCAGCAGAAGGTATTTTTGAGATAAATATTGATTACAGCCAGAATGAAGGCCTAGCTTTAAATGGCGGTGGTTATATACCAACTTTAGAGGCACCATTCCTTGCTAAGAAAACTTACCTGGAGTGGCCTTTGAACACGAGTTATTTTAATAGATTGTATACAGACACAAATGATATAAGAATACGCAAATTCTTTTATCAGCCAACATCAAGTGCTGGGCAAACTATAAAATACAGCAATATTACGTATGCCGATGGCTCAGCACAAAATGATCCGCGCTTATCTAATAACATCATTATTTTCCGCCTGGCGGATATCATGTTATTACGTGCCGAAGCGCTTAATCACTTAGGCAGGGACGCGGAAGCTGTTACGCTGCTTAACCAAATTCGTACCAGGGCTAATACAGTTCCATATCAAGGAGCCGGTTCCGCTCTTGCCACTGCAATTTTGGAAGAGCGCTTACGTGAATTATTTTACGAAGGGCAATCTTATTATGATTTGGTACGGACTAAACAACTTACTAATTATAATCAAAGTTTCTCGTCGGCCCAGTTTTTAAATGGTTCACCAAAGGGTGGCTGGTTATGGCCGGTTGATCCCAATATGTTTAAAGACGATTTTACCCTTACACAAACCCCTTACTGGCAAGGAAAACTTTAA
- a CDS encoding DUF5007 domain-containing protein produces MKKLYKVFITAALCSGVVSCTKAPNGYLSSQIRYPDSPIQIQRGNVVQTDPVNSDGSSAPVTYELLDIRNATTHKHADSVYRPQNHYVFTSIFNPNVDTTIALLNTHRKLVDGPCFDFNIHTGGFTFYQTTANVPLGTYEFDIKATNQNGSKIYKNIGTFTLFDGPAYEIDAGGSAWFQDNTTANGDTGNPLVTIEQLSTTGTLAILKLVDENGVPFNPSKGEIIARGDRSDFETYAKFHPLIASDTSLTCNFEITPFPFQQSAYGYLIYYRIPSQFVKYDAGSTPTADRIYSANPRFAFQLFQQGTYLITVHVPHVTRDPI; encoded by the coding sequence ATGAAAAAACTATATAAAGTTTTTATAACAGCCGCTTTATGCAGTGGCGTTGTAAGCTGCACAAAAGCTCCAAATGGTTATTTGAGCAGCCAGATAAGATATCCGGATAGCCCCATTCAAATACAACGTGGCAATGTTGTGCAAACAGACCCCGTAAACAGCGATGGTTCAAGCGCACCTGTTACTTATGAGTTACTTGACATCCGGAACGCGACAACGCACAAGCATGCAGACTCTGTATATCGTCCCCAAAATCACTATGTATTTACTTCCATATTTAATCCTAATGTAGATACCACAATAGCGTTGTTGAACACCCATCGTAAACTTGTTGACGGCCCTTGTTTTGACTTTAATATTCATACCGGCGGATTTACATTTTATCAAACTACAGCTAATGTGCCCTTAGGTACTTATGAATTTGATATTAAAGCCACCAATCAAAATGGGTCAAAAATTTATAAGAACATTGGTACTTTTACCTTGTTTGACGGGCCTGCATACGAAATTGATGCCGGGGGTAGCGCATGGTTCCAGGATAACACAACGGCTAATGGAGACACCGGTAACCCTCTAGTAACTATTGAACAGTTGTCCACTACAGGTACATTGGCTATTTTAAAACTGGTTGATGAAAATGGTGTGCCATTTAATCCGAGTAAAGGTGAAATTATTGCGCGTGGTGATCGGAGTGATTTTGAAACATATGCTAAGTTCCATCCATTAATTGCTTCCGATACATCGTTAACCTGTAATTTTGAAATAACGCCTTTCCCTTTTCAACAATCGGCATACGGTTATCTTATATATTACCGTATTCCCAGCCAGTTTGTTAAGTACGATGCCGGTAGTACACCAACTGCTGATCGTATCTATAGCGCAAATCCGAGGTTTGCTTTCCAGCTTTTCCAGCAAGGTACTTACCTGATAACAGTTCATGTGCCACACGTTACAAGAGATCCTATATAA
- a CDS encoding basic secretory protein-like protein: MKKLFLFSLLFAAAFANNSYAQSTEVYKQKGYILTVENQDPAFSQPVIDKLVETFFEVYPKLSKTYNKKATKTVKFVIDTAYGGVAATANARVVFSSKYMTKHPKDIDVVTHEVMHIVQDYGDSNGPGWLTEGIADYARFKFGVDNAGANWTLPAYKSTQSYENAYRVTARFLVWVENNVKAGLVKDFDAQLRAHTFTDNSWKNATGKTLDELWAAYSANPNLNMV, encoded by the coding sequence ATGAAAAAACTATTTCTTTTCAGCCTGTTATTCGCTGCTGCATTTGCTAATAACAGTTACGCTCAATCAACCGAAGTATATAAGCAAAAAGGCTATATCTTAACTGTCGAAAACCAGGACCCAGCTTTTAGCCAACCTGTAATAGATAAACTGGTTGAAACATTTTTTGAAGTGTATCCCAAGCTGTCAAAAACCTATAATAAAAAAGCTACTAAAACTGTAAAGTTTGTTATTGATACGGCATATGGGGGTGTAGCGGCTACAGCTAACGCCCGGGTTGTTTTCAGCTCGAAGTATATGACCAAACATCCAAAAGATATTGATGTGGTTACGCATGAAGTGATGCATATTGTACAGGATTATGGCGACAGCAACGGCCCGGGCTGGTTAACCGAAGGTATTGCTGATTATGCCCGTTTTAAGTTTGGCGTAGATAACGCCGGTGCAAACTGGACGCTACCTGCCTATAAAAGCACCCAGAGCTATGAAAATGCTTACCGTGTAACCGCACGTTTTTTGGTATGGGTTGAAAATAATGTAAAAGCAGGTTTGGTGAAGGATTTTGATGCACAGCTACGTGCACACACTTTTACTGATAACAGCTGGAAAAATGCCACAGGTAAAACATTAGATGAACTTTGGGCCGCTTACTCAGCCAACCCTAATTTAAACATGGTATAA